A single window of Gossypium arboreum isolate Shixiya-1 chromosome 13, ASM2569848v2, whole genome shotgun sequence DNA harbors:
- the LOC108451223 gene encoding disease resistance protein At4g27190-like, translating into MDEANIAWTLVRGLIKPIKRETSFIILYKRKAANRDSKVRQLKSRWAQVQSDVTLATRNGQEIIQVVKDWQDEARPIAEEPEKALGEEPKCFFGWCPNLKYRYDVSKKAEEDGLFIDKLLDEASGFKDKVSHPFDPQVRWATPSECYMAFESREAVVNQVLVALKDATLKVIGVYGVSGIGKTTLITQVAKMVKANKVFDWVALSSVTQTPNVETIQAEIADCLGLKFEQESVPGRATKLSHRLSKEKNVLVILDDIRTSLKLNDVGIVFGDHQHRGCKILLSSRDPNVFSEMNVDKSFKVDVLKGEEAWNLFDTMVGDRVKDPSERSKAHDVCRGCRGSPLSIVTTANALKKKDFSEWESASKQLTTHPSSAVELSFNHLANDELKSAFQLCSLMPYKPTIFDMLKYGTAFGLFQGITTVEGAIQRLHRLVQNLKSSCLLFDGRMAEEFAMHEVIREVAASIASRDGKRFLMRNEIGQRELPNAGRLRNCTAISLFYNDFVRLPDLLECPQLKVFQLYDNNPELRISDQFFSKMEALEVLDVKGMKHLSSLPSSLSSLGDLQTLCLESCVLQHMAMVEKMKKLEILSFNNSNIEELPKEIGELTQLKVLNLDNCSKLRAIPPNVISNLSRLEELHIGNSFAQWEDEQTTQRHASLSELNHLPDLTSLNLHIPDYRNMPKRFFFKKLQRFKILIGNTWDWSDKHEASRILKLKLNESIHMNDGVQILVKRTEVLYLDELKYVEDLLYDLDESTTGFPQLKYLHIQNGLGLKHIVNLTDKVTLDVFPVLESLYLHNLINLEKICNAQLEMQPFAKLRVINVGSCGQLKNLFSFSIARGLKQLQEVQVVDCKNMVEIITGGRGRDVGDNETTTTIEFEQLQSLTLQQLPKLISFNASSTTATLFNNKVTFPKLKNLKLSSISTLQIWQEQLLSVPNCIQSLTSITVEDCGNLKFLLSSSMVASLEQLIHLEISECKLVEAIIEETKMEGRMEKILFPNLHSLKIKGLPQLTRFCSGKAVQFPSLKQLQIEHCPKLGTLISNFVKNETRPLFDENAAFPSLEKMLISHLRSLKMLWNDQLPKNSFSELKTMEVEYCLQLQTIFPFNMVEKFQRLQTLVINDCVSLEEVFDFQRLNIKENKTEVAIPLKKLYLFNLPQLKHVWSKDPQERISFKNLTSVYVFGSESLKSLFPASVARGLQELESLEIDTCGVEQIVAMDVTPQPETRFVFPKLAFLQLWRLEKLRSFYPGVHSTEWPMLKRILSYHYGDMKMFTSELLGTRQTRTVSQPLFLVEKVVQNLDELTLDSRDISMLSDENVFRPDLFSSIKVLQVHCYHQESAILPFGFIQNFTNLDNLYVGCCKFRELFPSERLVGDPRKPLGTLSGIRTLKLVLLSNLRHIWNPNSRPDLIPSYLESLVVWNCNRLISLAPPSSSFSNLTTLDIWKCHGVKHIISSSTAKTLTKLTKMSVRECDEVTEIVANDEDETLTDIVFSKLVCLELNKLPNVLYFDSGSYALKFPSLEVVTLSQCPSLIEFHTGNELSTPKLNKVWQTEEMDQSCWKGDLNATVSKKMVLGPRRRDHDYRRKIDLM; encoded by the exons ATGGACGAAGCTAATATAGCTTGGACCCTTGTTAGAGGTCTCATTAAACCCATCAAACGTGAAACTAGTTTCATCATTCTGTACAAGAGAAAGGCTGCGAACCGTGACAGTAAAGTTAGGCAACTGAAATCCAGATGGGCGCAAGTGCAATCTGATGTTACTCTTGCCACAAGAAACGGTCAAGAAATCATACAGGTGGTGAAGGACTGGCAGGACGAAGCTAGACCCATAGCTGAGGAGCCTGAGAAAGCCTTGGGTGAGGAACCTAAGTGTTTCTTTGGTTGGTGTCCGAATTTGAAGTACCGGTACGACGTCAGCAAGAAAGCAGAGGAGGATGGATTGTTCATTGACAAGCTTCTAGATGAAGCAAGTGGATTCAAAGACAAAGTTTCTCACCCTTTTGATCCACAGGTGAGATGGGCGACACCCTCCGAGTGTTACATGGCGTTTGAATCGAGAGAGGCGGTTGTGAACCAGGTTCTGGTGGCACTAAAAGACGCTACTTTGAAGGTCATTGGTGTGTATGGTGTATCTGGCATTGGGAAGACTACACTCATCACACAAGTGGCTAAAATGGTTAAGGCAAACAAGGTGTTTGATTGGGTAGCTCTTTCAAGTGTAACTCAGACACCAAATGTTGAGACCATTCAAGCAGAGATTGCAGACTGTCTTGGTCTCAAATTTGAACAGGAGTCAGTTCCGGGAAGAGCCACCAAGCTAAGTCATAGATTGAGTAAGGAGAAAAATGTTTTGGTAATTTTGGATGACATTCGGACAAGTTTAAAGTTGAATGATGTTGGAATTGTATTTGGAGATCATCAGCATAGAGGGTGTAAGATACTGCTATCATCAAGAGATCCCAATGTCTTTTCTGAAATGAATGTTGACAAATCGTTCAAAGTCGATGTTTTAAAAGGAGAAGAAGCCTGGAATCTGTTCGATACAATGGTCGGTGATAGAGTTAAAGATCCCAGTGAACGGTCCAAAGCTCATGATGTATGTAGGGGATGCCGGGGCTCACCACTTTCCATTGTAACAACTGCAAATGCCTTGAAGAAGAAGGATTTCTCTGAATGGGAATCCGCTTCGAAACAGCTAACGACTCATCCTTCCTCGGCTGTAGAGTTGAGTTTCAATCATTTAGCTAATGATGAACTTAAATCTGCTTTCCAGCTTTGTAGTCTTATGCCATACAAGCCTACCATTTTCGACATGTTGAAATATGGTACGGCTTTCGGTTTGTTTCAAGGAATTACAACAGTGGAAGGAGCGATTCAGAGACTACACAGATTGGTACAAAACCTCAAATCCTCATGTTTACTATTTGATGGTCGAATGGCTGAGGAATTTGCAATGCATGAAGTGATTCGAGAAGTTGCTGCATCAATAGCATCCAGGGACGGAAAAAGGTTCTTGATGAGAAATGAAATTGGACAAAGAGAGTTGCCGAATGCTGGTAGGCTAAGAAACTGCACTGCAATCTCGCTGTTTTACAACGATTTTGTTAGACTTCCTGATCTACTCGAATGTCCACAACTTAAAGTTTTTCAACTTTACGACAACAATCCCGAATTGAGAATCTCCGATCAGTTCTTCTCGAAGATGGAAGCATTGGAAGTCTTAGACGTGAAAGGAATGAAGCATTTGTCATCGTTGCCTTCATCACTCAGTTCATTGGGAGACCTTCAAACATTATGTTTGGAGTCATGCGTTTTGCAGCACATGGCAATGGTTGAAAAGATGAAGAAACTCGAAATCCTTAGCTTCAACAATTCCAACATAGAAGAGTTGCCTAAAGAAATAGGGGAATTGACTCAGCTAAAGGTGTTAAACTTGGATAATTGCTCCAAACTGAGAGCGATTCCCCCTAATGTAATATCAAACCTGTCTCGACTGGAAGAACTACATATCGGTAACAGTTTTGCTCAATGGGAGGATGAACAAACAACACAGCGCCATGCTAGCCTCAGCGAGTTGAATCACTTACCTGATCTAACCAGTTTAAACTTGCATATTCCTGATTATCGTAATATGCCGAAGAGATTCTTCTTCAAGAAGTTGCAAAGATTCAAGATATTGATAGGAAACACATGGGATTGGTCAGACAAGCATGAAGCCTCAAGAATATTGAAGCTCAAGCTCAATGAAAGCATTCATATGAATGATGGGGTTCAAATACTGGTAAAGAGAACTGAAGTTTTGTATCTAGATGAACTGAAGTATGTTGAGGATTTGTTATATGATTTGGATGAGAGTACAACAGGCTTTCCACAGCTGAAGTATCTCCATATCCAAAATGGTCTGGGACTAAAGCATATCGTTAACTTGACTGACAAGGTTACTCTTGATGTTTTTCCTGTCTTGGAGTCATTGTATCTTCATAATTTGATCAACTTGGAGAAGATATGTAATGCTCAGCTTGAAATGCAACCCTTTGCCAAGTTGAGAGTGATAAATGTGGGAAGTTGCGGTCAATTGAAGAATTTGTTTTCATTCTCCATTGCCAGAGGCCTTAAACAACTTCAAGAAGTTCAAGTGGTAGATTGCAAAAACATGGTAGAGATCATTACAGGTGGAAGAGGAAGGGATGTTGGTGACAATGAAACAACAACCACGATTGAGTTTGAGCAGTTGCAATCCTTGACGCTACAACAATTACCGAAGCTTATCAGTTTCAATGCAAGCAGTACTACTGCAACACTCTTCAATAACAAG GTCACATTTCCCAAGTTAAAGAACTTGAAATTGTCCTCAATTAGCACATTACAGATATGGCAAGAGCAGCTTTTATCAGTCCCTAATTGCATTCAAAGTTTAACCAGCATCACTGTGGAGGATTGTGGTAATCTGAAATTTCTACTATCATCCTCTATGGTAGCCAGTTTAGAGCAATTGATCCATCTAGAAATAAGTGAATGCAAGCTAGTCGAGGCAATCATTGAAGAAACAAAAATGGAGGGAAGGATGGAGAAAATATTGTTTCCAAATCTTCATTCCTTAAAGATAAAAGGCCTTCCACAGTTGACTAGATTCTGCTCAGGAAAAGCTGTTCAGTTTCCTTCCTTGAAACAATTGCAGATAGAGCATTGTCCTAAACTAGGGACATTAATCTCCAACTTTGTGAAGAACGAAACTCGACCTCTCTTCGATGAAAAT GCAGCATTTCCTAGCTTGGAGAAGATGTTAATCTCCCACTTGAGAAGCTTGAAAATGTTATGGAATGATCAATTACCCAAAAATTCCTTTAGTGAACTGAAAACAATGGAAGTTGAGTACTGTTTACAGCTACAAACCATATTTCCATTTAATATGGTAGAAAAATTTCAAAGGTTGCAGACTCTGGTAATAAATGATTGTGTTTCATTGGAAGAAGTCTTCGATTTCCAAAGGCTCAATATCAAAGAAAACAAGACTGAGGTAGCAATTCCATTGAAGAAACTGTACCTGTTTAACTTACCACAGTTGAAACATGTGTGGAGTAAGGATCCCCAAGAAAGGATCAGTTTCAAGAATCTGACCTCTGTATATGTTTTCGGATCTGAGAGTCTGAAAAGCCTATTTCCGGCCTCGGTTGCAAGAGGCCTCCAGGAACTCGAAAGTCTTGAAATAGACACTTGTGGGGTGGAACAGATTGTTGCAATGGATGTAACTCCTCAACCAGAAACTAGATTCGTGTTCCCTAAACTAGCCTTTCTACAACTTTGGAGACTCGAAAAACTCAGAAGTTTCTATCCGGGAGTTCATTCAACTGAATGGCCGATGTTAAAAAGAATATTGAGCTACCATTATGGTGATATGAAGATGTTCACTTCAGAACTTCTTGGAACTAGGCAGACACGAACTGTTTCTCAGCCGCTCTTCTTGGTTGAAAAG GTAGTTCAAAACTTGGATGAACTTACATTAGACAGTAGAGACATCTCAATGTTAAGCGACGAAAATGTCTTTCGACCTGACCTATTCAGTAGTATAAAAGTTCTGCAAGTGCATTGTTATCATCAAGAATCAGCTATTTTACCATTTGGATTCATCCAAAACTTCACCAATTTAGACAACCTTTATGTTGGTTGTTGTAAATTCAGAGAGCTCTTCCCATCCGAGAGACTGGTCGGCGATCCGAGAAAACCTCTCGGGACACTATCAGGAATTCGTACCTTGAAGTTGGTACTCCTTTCGAATCTGCGTCATATATGGAACCCAAACTCGAGACCGGACCTAATTCCTTCCTATCTTGAATCTCTGGTAGTTTGGAATTGTAACAGGTTGATCAGTTTGGCACCACCATCTTCATCATTCTCAAATCTCACCACTTTGGATATATGGAAATGTCATGGTGTGAAGCATATAATTTCGTCATCTACTGCCAAAACACTTACAAAACTCACCAAAATGAGTGTAAGAGAATGTGATGAAGTGACTGAAATTGTTGCAAATGATGAAGATGAAACATTGACAGACATTGTTTTCAGTAAACTTGTCTGTTTGGAGCTAAATAAACTGCCCAATGTCCTATATTTTGACTCTGGGAGTTATGCCTTGAAATTCCCATCATTGGAAGTTGTAACACTGAGTCAATGTCCGAGTTTGATTGAATTTCATACGGGAAACGAGTTAAGCACTCCAAAGCTAAACAAGGTTTGGCAGACAGAAGAAATGGATCAAAGTTGTTGGAAAGGTGACCTTAATGCCACTGTCTCCAAGAAAATG GTTTTAGGTCCAAGAAGAAGAGACCATGACTATAGGAGGAAGATCGACTTAATGTGA